In Catenulispora sp. MAP5-51, a genomic segment contains:
- a CDS encoding arsenate reductase ArsC, whose product MSDKPSVLFVCVHNAGRSQMAAGFLTHLAGDRVTVRSAGSAPAESVNPAVVAAMAEVGIDLSAEIPKVLTDEAALASDIIITMGCGDACPLFPGKRYLDWQLPDPAGQGVDAVRPIRDDIEARIKDLIGELLPV is encoded by the coding sequence TGTTCGTCTGCGTCCACAACGCCGGACGCTCCCAGATGGCCGCCGGATTCCTCACCCACCTGGCCGGCGACCGCGTCACCGTGCGCTCGGCCGGGTCCGCGCCCGCCGAGTCGGTGAACCCGGCCGTCGTCGCGGCGATGGCCGAGGTCGGGATCGACCTGTCGGCGGAGATCCCGAAGGTCCTCACCGACGAGGCGGCGCTGGCCTCCGACATCATCATCACCATGGGCTGCGGCGACGCCTGCCCGCTGTTCCCCGGCAAGCGCTACCTGGACTGGCAGCTGCCGGATCCGGCCGGGCAGGGTGTGGACGCGGTCCGGCCGATCCGGGACGACATCGAGGCCCGGATCAAAGACCTGATCGGCGAGCTGCTGCCTGTCTGA
- a CDS encoding DinB family protein: MVGSTRDDLIELSQYSWQRLWDRMAGLTDEEYFWEPVADFSTLAWRLSHIADFLREERNGPWLGRPVPEVPARGGDPSSVAQALAALQVSYDAWREVLDGTTEQSLAAPIGEPAGPYGTASRRSFVLHVLDELIHHGAEAALLRDLYRASRGGVR, encoded by the coding sequence GTGGTGGGCTCGACGCGCGATGACCTGATCGAACTGTCGCAGTACTCCTGGCAGCGTCTGTGGGACCGGATGGCCGGGCTCACCGACGAGGAGTACTTCTGGGAGCCGGTGGCCGACTTCTCGACACTGGCCTGGCGGCTCAGCCATATCGCCGACTTCCTGCGCGAGGAGCGCAACGGTCCGTGGCTGGGCCGGCCGGTGCCGGAGGTGCCCGCGCGCGGCGGCGATCCCAGCTCGGTGGCGCAGGCGTTGGCGGCGTTGCAGGTCTCGTACGACGCTTGGCGCGAGGTACTGGACGGCACCACGGAGCAGTCGCTGGCCGCGCCGATCGGCGAGCCCGCGGGGCCGTACGGGACGGCGTCGCGGCGATCGTTCGTGCTGCACGTGCTCGACGAGCTCATCCACCACGGCGCCGAGGCCGCGTTGCTGCGTGATCTGTATCGCGCCTCACGCGGCGGGGTGCGCTAG
- a CDS encoding TniQ family protein — translation MRAHVIAAPVPDSSGLGPGTRRLPRRLVLVDALEAGESFGSWLDRMARLNGCPPGVMVELLGLPVRPAAFRDRVGYGVIIDAVTGEAVEAASGLTQSEIRMAHLVAYDGTALRLDGLVFEDVAAFEAAARREWADFYGTRACPRCLAKSGGVWRLCGR, via the coding sequence GTGAGAGCGCATGTGATAGCAGCGCCCGTACCTGATAGCAGCGGTCTCGGTCCCGGTACGCGGCGCCTGCCGCGCCGGCTCGTCCTCGTGGATGCCCTGGAGGCCGGCGAGTCCTTCGGATCCTGGTTGGACCGGATGGCGAGGCTCAACGGCTGCCCACCCGGGGTCATGGTGGAACTTCTGGGTCTGCCGGTGCGGCCGGCCGCGTTTCGAGACCGAGTCGGGTACGGGGTCATCATCGACGCCGTGACGGGTGAAGCGGTGGAGGCGGCAAGCGGGCTCACACAATCCGAGATCCGTATGGCACACCTGGTCGCCTACGACGGAACCGCGTTGCGCCTGGACGGCTTGGTCTTCGAGGACGTGGCGGCGTTCGAGGCGGCGGCGCGACGGGAATGGGCCGACTTCTACGGCACCAGGGCCTGCCCGAGGTGCCTGGCCAAGTCCGGTGGCGTCTGGCGGTTGTGTGGAAGGTGA
- a CDS encoding alpha/beta hydrolase fold domain-containing protein: MSTPGKITHTGLTYAEIQGYRPLRLDLHLPAAASAQSPVPLVIWMHGGAFWSGDRRYLPSNLAPNAVFDTLAAAGIAAATIDYRLSGEAKYPAQLHDVRAAIRYLRTNAATWGLDATRVGVWGESSGGTLGALAALTPADKDADGAVDQPLAAAATFCSPTDLVALRHFSAISGLLGSTGETDSDSDSDAALEADAALEADAALEAAAAQASPLTHVRADAPPFLIVHGDADSRVPIRHAELLHEALLAAGARSTLISVEGADHVFDGHPNPQQLVEQVVAFFAQELAPTAPA, from the coding sequence ATGAGCACCCCCGGAAAGATCACGCACACCGGCCTGACATACGCCGAGATCCAGGGCTACCGCCCCCTCCGGCTGGACCTCCACCTGCCGGCCGCGGCGAGCGCGCAGTCCCCCGTCCCCCTCGTGATCTGGATGCATGGCGGCGCCTTCTGGTCCGGCGACCGCCGGTACCTGCCGTCCAACCTCGCCCCCAACGCGGTGTTCGACACCCTGGCCGCCGCCGGCATCGCCGCCGCGACCATCGACTACCGCCTGTCCGGCGAGGCGAAGTACCCGGCACAACTGCACGACGTCCGCGCCGCGATCAGGTACCTGCGGACCAACGCCGCGACCTGGGGCCTGGACGCCACCCGCGTCGGCGTCTGGGGCGAGTCCTCAGGCGGAACCCTCGGAGCCCTCGCGGCACTCACCCCCGCGGACAAGGACGCCGACGGCGCGGTCGACCAGCCGCTCGCGGCCGCCGCGACATTCTGCTCACCGACGGATCTGGTGGCGTTGCGACATTTCAGCGCGATCTCGGGCCTGCTGGGAAGCACCGGCGAGACCGACAGCGACAGCGACAGCGACGCCGCGCTCGAAGCCGACGCGGCGCTCGAAGCCGACGCGGCGCTCGAGGCCGCCGCCGCACAAGCCAGCCCGCTGACCCACGTCCGCGCCGACGCCCCGCCATTCCTCATCGTCCACGGCGACGCCGACAGCAGAGTCCCGATCCGCCACGCCGAACTCCTCCACGAGGCCCTCCTCGCAGCCGGCGCACGCTCGACCCTCATATCCGTCGAAGGCGCCGACCACGTCTTCGACGGACACCCAAACCCGCAGCAACTCGTTGAGCAAGTAGTAGCCTTCTTCGCCCAAGAACTCGCCCCCACCGCACCGGCCTGA
- a CDS encoding TNT domain-containing protein has product MKSSRIFAAASVTVLLAMAAPATAAVTSAPAAHITATTTHAGTTAATAGTHDQTADLSACSAEFFDGDPRLGPAQLPVLGVVGIELTGYRRTGGLSPAAFLAQYYNPAANGGSGGWIYPPDNGYVIGPNGQPVEWQERLRPGQQIDRYGSEYGSFLAPAGSLYSERSIPPQSLDSTPPATCNYHDYRVLKDFTVDAGPVAPWFAQPGLGRQYQLDASLIPGAPATVNVMWLINNGYLDRVA; this is encoded by the coding sequence ATGAAGTCGAGTCGGATCTTCGCTGCCGCGTCGGTCACGGTTCTCCTGGCGATGGCGGCGCCGGCCACCGCCGCGGTGACGAGCGCGCCGGCCGCGCACATCACGGCCACGACCACACACGCAGGCACGACGGCTGCGACGGCCGGCACGCACGACCAGACCGCCGATCTCAGCGCGTGCTCCGCCGAGTTCTTCGACGGCGACCCGCGTCTGGGGCCGGCACAACTGCCGGTCCTCGGTGTCGTCGGCATCGAGCTCACCGGCTACCGCCGCACCGGGGGCCTGTCCCCCGCCGCGTTCCTCGCGCAGTACTACAACCCGGCCGCCAACGGCGGTTCCGGCGGCTGGATCTACCCGCCGGACAACGGCTACGTGATCGGCCCGAACGGCCAGCCCGTGGAATGGCAGGAGCGGCTGCGGCCCGGGCAGCAGATCGACCGCTACGGCAGCGAGTACGGCAGCTTCCTGGCCCCGGCGGGGTCGCTCTATTCCGAGCGGTCGATCCCGCCGCAGAGCCTCGACAGCACTCCGCCCGCGACCTGCAACTACCACGACTACCGGGTCCTGAAGGACTTCACGGTGGACGCCGGCCCGGTCGCGCCGTGGTTCGCCCAGCCCGGCCTCGGCCGGCAGTACCAGTTGGACGCGAGCCTCATCCCCGGCGCGCCCGCGACCGTGAACGTGATGTGGCTGATCAACAACGGCTACCTGGACCGCGTCGCCTGA
- a CDS encoding cysteine hydrolase family protein, translated as MDRFNGLEIPESPAEALDPAQLALIVYDMQVGVLRQIEDGERVLANVQRLLDAARSRGIRTIFLRHYFMPTALAGVFQLRQAKLWQRKDAAADTRPLIPHGSPGFQLAEGLDPRPDEAVIDKITMSAFEGTPLDIVLRDCGVRSYLIAGVAMEVGIEPTVRHSADLGYIPIVVRDACGAGNKEAAERSIASMEFTGDAILTDTDEVCAILNNAP; from the coding sequence GTGGATCGTTTCAACGGGTTGGAAATCCCTGAATCGCCGGCCGAAGCGCTCGACCCCGCGCAGCTCGCGCTGATCGTCTACGACATGCAGGTCGGCGTGCTGCGGCAGATCGAGGACGGCGAGCGGGTGCTGGCGAACGTTCAGCGGCTCCTGGACGCGGCCCGCAGCCGGGGGATCCGGACGATCTTCCTCCGGCACTACTTCATGCCGACCGCGCTGGCCGGCGTCTTCCAACTCCGGCAGGCCAAGCTCTGGCAGCGCAAGGACGCCGCCGCCGACACCCGCCCGCTGATCCCGCACGGCTCGCCCGGGTTCCAGCTCGCCGAGGGCCTGGACCCGCGCCCGGACGAGGCGGTCATCGACAAGATCACGATGTCCGCCTTCGAGGGCACGCCGCTGGACATCGTGCTGCGCGACTGCGGCGTGCGCAGCTACCTGATCGCCGGCGTCGCGATGGAGGTCGGCATCGAGCCGACCGTGCGGCACTCCGCCGACCTCGGCTACATCCCGATCGTCGTGCGCGACGCGTGCGGCGCCGGAAATAAGGAGGCTGCGGAGCGGTCGATCGCCTCCATGGAGTTCACCGGCGATGCGATCCTGACCGACACCGACGAGGTCTGCGCCATCCTCAACAACGCCCCCTGA
- the glpK gene encoding glycerol kinase GlpK encodes MVAHFVMSIDQGTTSTRCILFDRGGRLVSVSQREHKQYFPKPGWVEHDAGEIWRNLEHLAPEALAKVGVAAGQVAAIGIANQRETTVLWDRATGHALGRAIVWQDTRTDELVAEYARRPDAAIVMERSGLPLATYFSAPRIRWMLDHTPRLRERAERGEILFGTMESWLIWNLTGGVDGGVHVTDVTNASRTQLMNVKTLQWDQDLLDFFGVPAAMLPEIRSSAEVYGTAARALPGVRIAAALGDQQAALFGQTCFARGEAKCTYGTGSFLLLNTGDTPVRSTHGLLTTVGYRIGTEPAVYALEGSIAVTGSLVQWFRDSLGLITTAPEIETLARTVEDNGGCYIVPAFSGLFAPHWRSEARGVIVGLTSYITKGHLARAVLEATGWQTREVVDAMNADSGLELTTLKVDGGMTADNLLMQFVADVLDAPVVRPMVAETVSLGAAYAAGLAVGYWPDLEGLRRNWHRAALWNPAMDAGRRESEYANWRRAVERTFDWMQPGVEGKPRS; translated from the coding sequence ATGGTCGCGCACTTCGTGATGTCGATCGACCAGGGCACGACATCCACGCGCTGCATCCTGTTCGACCGCGGCGGCCGCCTGGTCTCGGTGTCCCAACGCGAGCACAAGCAGTACTTCCCCAAGCCCGGCTGGGTCGAGCACGACGCCGGGGAGATCTGGCGCAACCTGGAGCACCTGGCCCCCGAGGCCCTGGCCAAGGTCGGCGTGGCCGCCGGCCAGGTGGCCGCGATCGGCATCGCCAACCAGCGCGAGACCACGGTCCTGTGGGACCGCGCCACCGGCCACGCGCTGGGCCGCGCGATCGTCTGGCAGGACACCCGCACCGACGAGTTGGTCGCCGAGTACGCCCGGCGCCCGGACGCCGCGATCGTCATGGAGCGCTCGGGGCTGCCGCTGGCCACGTACTTCTCGGCGCCCCGCATCCGCTGGATGCTCGACCACACCCCGCGCCTGCGCGAGCGGGCCGAACGCGGCGAGATCCTGTTCGGCACGATGGAGAGCTGGCTGATCTGGAACCTGACCGGCGGGGTCGACGGCGGCGTGCACGTCACCGACGTCACCAACGCCAGCCGCACCCAGCTGATGAACGTCAAGACCCTGCAGTGGGACCAGGACCTGCTGGACTTCTTCGGCGTCCCGGCGGCGATGCTGCCGGAGATCCGCTCCTCGGCCGAGGTCTACGGCACGGCCGCGCGCGCCCTGCCGGGCGTCCGGATAGCGGCCGCGCTCGGCGACCAGCAGGCGGCGCTGTTCGGCCAGACCTGCTTCGCCCGCGGCGAGGCCAAGTGCACCTACGGCACCGGCAGCTTCCTGCTGCTGAACACCGGCGACACCCCGGTCCGCTCCACCCACGGCCTGCTCACCACCGTCGGCTACCGCATCGGCACCGAACCGGCCGTCTACGCCCTGGAGGGCTCCATCGCGGTGACCGGCTCGCTGGTGCAGTGGTTCCGCGACAGCCTCGGCCTGATCACCACCGCCCCGGAGATCGAGACCCTGGCCCGCACCGTCGAGGACAACGGCGGCTGTTACATCGTCCCGGCCTTCTCCGGCCTGTTCGCCCCGCACTGGCGCAGCGAGGCCCGAGGCGTGATCGTCGGGCTGACCTCGTACATCACCAAGGGCCACCTGGCGCGCGCGGTCCTGGAGGCCACCGGCTGGCAGACCCGCGAGGTGGTGGACGCGATGAACGCCGACTCCGGCCTGGAGCTGACCACCCTGAAGGTGGACGGCGGCATGACCGCCGACAACCTGCTGATGCAGTTCGTCGCCGACGTCCTGGACGCCCCGGTGGTCCGCCCGATGGTCGCCGAGACGGTGTCCCTGGGCGCCGCCTACGCCGCGGGCCTGGCGGTCGGCTACTGGCCGGACCTGGAGGGCCTGCGCCGCAACTGGCATCGCGCGGCCTTGTGGAACCCGGCGATGGACGCCGGACGGCGCGAGAGCGAGTACGCGAACTGGCGGCGCGCGGTGGAGCGGACTTTCGACTGGATGCAGCCGGGGGTCGAGGGCAAGCCGCGGAGCTGA
- a CDS encoding IclR family transcriptional regulator, whose product MPGPVQSIERAAAILRLLARGSGRLGVGEIAASLGLAKGTTHGILRTLQGVGFVEQDKSSGKYQLGATLLHLGTSYLDVNELRSRAINWADALASRSGEAVWIGTLLDGKVLIVHHVFRPDDSLQSLDVGALLPLHASALGKVLLAYDTQAAAELRETELAPLTRRTLVTTAALRRELTKVREHGYAAEIEESTLGQASIAAPIRGYGGLVVGAISITGAVDRLCPSTGKPDPALAEAVQNAAQMISRDLGAGRW is encoded by the coding sequence ATGCCGGGACCCGTGCAGTCCATCGAACGCGCGGCAGCGATCCTGCGCCTGCTGGCGCGCGGTTCCGGGCGGCTCGGCGTCGGGGAGATAGCCGCCTCCCTGGGCCTGGCGAAGGGAACGACGCACGGCATCCTGCGCACGCTGCAGGGCGTGGGCTTCGTCGAGCAGGACAAGTCCAGCGGCAAGTACCAGCTCGGCGCCACCCTGCTGCACCTGGGCACCAGCTACCTGGACGTGAACGAGCTGCGCTCCCGGGCCATCAACTGGGCCGACGCGCTGGCCTCGCGCAGCGGCGAGGCGGTGTGGATCGGCACGCTGCTGGACGGCAAGGTGCTGATCGTGCACCACGTCTTCCGGCCGGACGACTCCCTGCAGAGCCTGGACGTGGGCGCGCTGCTGCCGTTGCACGCCAGTGCGCTGGGCAAGGTCCTTTTGGCCTACGACACCCAGGCCGCCGCGGAGCTGCGCGAGACGGAGCTGGCACCGCTCACCCGGCGCACGCTGGTCACAACGGCGGCGCTGCGCCGGGAGCTGACGAAGGTGCGCGAACACGGCTACGCCGCCGAGATCGAGGAGTCCACGCTCGGCCAGGCCTCGATCGCCGCGCCGATCCGCGGCTACGGCGGGCTGGTGGTCGGCGCGATCAGCATCACCGGGGCGGTGGACCGGCTGTGTCCCTCGACCGGCAAACCCGATCCGGCGCTGGCCGAGGCCGTGCAGAACGCGGCCCAGATGATCTCGCGGGATCTGGGCGCCGGACGCTGGTAG
- a CDS encoding MIP/aquaporin family protein, whose amino-acid sequence MANRLADRVRAKGLVGEMAAEFAGTFILLLFGLGVVAQVVAGGIGNHDSIAWAWGFGVLLGVYVAAKITGAHLNPAVTVALAAFGGFSWRKVAPYALAQTLGAFVAALIVRWNYTEVIAKFDPGHTLKSQGIFSTLPGNGSLPVHMWGGFRDQIIGTAILLFCILAITDLRNTSPGANLAPVVVGLLVVAIGMAFGTDAGYAINPARDFGPRLAEFFTGYGTAFRDQYGDLYFWVPIVAPIIGGLIGAGLYKLLIGTFLSDEATPDDPAAVPIDPAVPAQQPAA is encoded by the coding sequence ATGGCGAATCGCTTGGCGGATCGCGTTCGGGCCAAAGGGCTCGTGGGAGAGATGGCCGCGGAGTTCGCGGGCACGTTCATCCTTCTGCTGTTCGGCCTCGGCGTAGTGGCACAGGTGGTCGCCGGCGGTATCGGCAACCACGACAGCATCGCCTGGGCCTGGGGTTTCGGCGTCCTGCTGGGCGTCTACGTGGCGGCCAAGATCACCGGCGCGCACCTGAACCCCGCGGTCACCGTCGCGCTGGCCGCCTTCGGCGGCTTCTCGTGGCGCAAGGTCGCCCCGTACGCCTTGGCGCAGACCCTCGGCGCGTTCGTCGCGGCCTTGATCGTGCGCTGGAACTACACCGAGGTCATCGCGAAGTTCGACCCGGGCCACACCCTCAAGAGCCAGGGCATCTTCTCGACGCTGCCCGGCAACGGCTCGCTGCCGGTGCACATGTGGGGCGGCTTCCGCGACCAGATCATCGGCACCGCGATCCTGCTGTTCTGCATCCTGGCGATCACCGACCTGCGCAACACCTCCCCGGGGGCCAACCTGGCGCCGGTCGTGGTGGGCCTGCTGGTGGTGGCCATCGGCATGGCCTTCGGCACCGACGCCGGCTACGCCATCAACCCGGCGCGCGACTTCGGCCCGCGCCTGGCGGAGTTCTTCACCGGCTACGGCACGGCCTTCCGAGACCAATACGGCGATCTGTACTTCTGGGTGCCCATCGTCGCCCCGATCATCGGCGGCCTGATCGGCGCCGGGCTCTACAAGCTCCTGATCGGCACCTTCCTGTCGGACGAGGCGACCCCGGACGACCCGGCCGCCGTGCCGATCGACCCGGCGGTCCCCGCCCAGCAGCCGGCCGCGTAG
- the glpK gene encoding glycerol kinase GlpK codes for MADYVGAVDQGTTSTRFMIFDHGGNEVARHQLEHEQILPRAGWVEHNPTEVWERTRAVIETAMNNAHLHASDLAALGITNQRETSVVWNRHTGRPYYNAIVWQDTRTDRIAAALDADERGQVIRRKAGLPPATYFAGGKIQWLLENVEGLRADAEAGDAIFGTMDTWLIWNLTGGVDGGVHVTDVTNASRTMLMDLETLDWDDELLGFFNVPRAMLPAIRPSSDTAGYGKTRADGPLRGEVPITGDLGDQQAATVGQVCFTPGSAKNTYGTGNFLLLNTGKEIVRSENGLLTTVAYKFGDEDAIYALEGSIAVTGSAVQWLRDQLGIISGAAQSESLARQVEDNGGVYFVPAFSGLFAPYWRSDARGAIVGLSRYNTNAHLARATLESIAYQTRDVVEAMEQDSGVKLDVLRVDGGVTANELAMEIQADVLGVPVSKPVVAETTALGAAYAAGLAVGFWRTTDELVSNWNEDKRWQPRADEAARAKGYRNWKKAVDRTLNWVEFED; via the coding sequence ATGGCTGACTACGTCGGCGCGGTCGACCAGGGCACCACCAGCACCCGTTTCATGATCTTCGATCACGGCGGCAACGAGGTGGCCCGGCACCAGTTGGAGCACGAGCAGATCCTGCCGCGGGCCGGCTGGGTCGAGCACAACCCCACCGAGGTCTGGGAGCGGACCCGGGCGGTCATCGAGACCGCGATGAACAACGCGCACCTGCACGCCTCGGACCTGGCGGCCCTGGGCATCACCAACCAGCGCGAGACCTCCGTGGTGTGGAACCGCCACACCGGACGCCCGTACTACAACGCGATCGTCTGGCAGGACACCCGGACCGACCGCATCGCCGCCGCCCTGGACGCCGACGAGCGCGGGCAGGTCATCCGGCGCAAGGCCGGCCTGCCCCCGGCGACCTACTTCGCCGGCGGCAAGATCCAGTGGCTGCTGGAGAACGTCGAGGGCCTGCGGGCCGACGCCGAGGCCGGGGACGCGATCTTCGGCACCATGGACACCTGGCTGATCTGGAACCTCACCGGCGGTGTGGACGGCGGGGTGCACGTCACCGACGTCACCAACGCCAGCCGCACGATGCTGATGGACCTGGAGACCCTGGACTGGGACGACGAACTCCTCGGGTTCTTCAACGTCCCGCGCGCCATGCTCCCGGCCATCCGGCCCTCCTCGGACACGGCCGGCTACGGCAAGACCCGCGCCGACGGCCCGCTGCGCGGCGAGGTCCCGATCACCGGCGACCTCGGCGACCAGCAGGCCGCCACCGTCGGCCAGGTCTGCTTCACCCCGGGCTCGGCGAAGAACACCTACGGCACCGGCAACTTCCTGCTGCTGAACACCGGCAAGGAGATCGTCCGCTCCGAGAACGGGCTGCTTACCACGGTCGCCTACAAGTTCGGCGACGAGGACGCGATCTACGCCCTGGAGGGCTCCATCGCGGTGACCGGCTCGGCCGTGCAGTGGCTGCGCGACCAGCTCGGCATCATCTCCGGCGCCGCGCAGAGCGAGTCGCTGGCCCGGCAGGTCGAGGACAACGGCGGCGTGTACTTCGTGCCGGCCTTCTCCGGCCTGTTCGCGCCGTACTGGCGCTCGGACGCCCGCGGGGCCATCGTCGGCCTGTCCCGCTACAACACCAACGCCCACCTGGCCCGCGCCACCCTGGAGTCGATCGCCTACCAGACGCGCGACGTCGTGGAGGCGATGGAGCAGGACTCCGGCGTGAAGCTGGACGTGCTGCGCGTGGACGGCGGCGTCACCGCCAACGAGCTGGCCATGGAGATCCAGGCCGACGTGCTCGGCGTGCCGGTGTCCAAGCCGGTCGTGGCCGAGACCACGGCCCTGGGCGCGGCCTACGCCGCGGGCCTGGCCGTCGGCTTCTGGCGCACCACCGACGAGCTGGTCAGCAACTGGAACGAGGACAAGCGCTGGCAGCCGCGGGCCGACGAGGCCGCGCGCGCCAAGGGCTACCGCAACTGGAAGAAGGCCGTGGACCGGACGCTGAACTGGGTCGAGTTCGAGGACTGA
- a CDS encoding glycerol-3-phosphate dehydrogenase/oxidase: MQSTPLGAQYRLGALQQMAEEEFDVLVIGGGVVGAGAALDAATRGLSVALVEARDWAAGTSSRSSKLIHGGLRYLEQRDFGLVREALTERGLLLNRIAPHLVRPVPFLLPLRHRIWERFYIGAGVMLYDTMGGARALPRHRHLTKTAALRRAPGMRSDSLVGAIQYYDAKVDDARFVMALARTAAQYGARVATRTRVTGLLREGGRVTGAVVEDLEGGGRIEVKARQVVAATGVWTDDIHELAQLRASISVRASKGVHLVVPRDRIDLRTGLISRTEKSVLFIIPWGRHWLVGTTDTDWDLDREHPAASRADIEYLLEHANAVLSKPLTEEDIEGVYVGLRPLLSGTADNTTKLSREHIVASPAPGLTVVAGGKYTTYRVMAKDVVDAAVEDLDTTDGAKIPDSVTDKVPVLGAEGFAARWNERGRIARRTGLHQVRVEHLLRRYGSCVDELLELIAADASLAETIAGADDYLRVEAVYAASHEGALHLEDVLTRRTRISIESWDRGVSAAPEVAALMAPVLGWSEATVREEVERYLARVEAERASQARGDDTEADAVRRAAPDLFDVAHGAHGGVAGGGAGAGAGDVAAVDAQACAAAPENRR, translated from the coding sequence GTGCAATCCACACCCTTGGGCGCCCAGTACCGCCTCGGCGCCCTCCAGCAGATGGCCGAGGAGGAGTTCGACGTCCTGGTCATCGGCGGCGGCGTGGTCGGGGCCGGGGCCGCGCTCGACGCCGCCACCCGCGGGCTGTCCGTCGCCCTGGTCGAGGCCCGCGACTGGGCCGCCGGGACGTCGAGCCGCTCCAGCAAGCTGATCCACGGCGGTCTGCGCTACCTGGAGCAGCGCGACTTCGGTCTGGTGCGCGAGGCACTGACCGAGCGCGGCCTGCTCCTGAACCGGATCGCGCCGCACCTGGTGCGTCCGGTCCCCTTCCTGCTGCCCTTGCGGCACCGGATCTGGGAGCGCTTTTATATAGGTGCAGGCGTCATGCTCTACGACACCATGGGCGGTGCCCGCGCCCTGCCGCGCCACCGGCACCTGACCAAGACGGCGGCGCTGCGGCGCGCGCCGGGGATGCGGTCGGACTCGCTGGTCGGCGCGATCCAGTACTACGACGCGAAGGTCGACGACGCGCGGTTCGTGATGGCGCTGGCGCGTACCGCGGCGCAGTACGGGGCGCGCGTGGCGACGCGCACGCGCGTGACCGGCCTGCTGCGCGAGGGCGGCCGGGTCACCGGCGCCGTGGTCGAGGACCTCGAGGGCGGCGGCCGGATCGAGGTCAAGGCCCGGCAGGTGGTGGCGGCGACCGGGGTGTGGACGGACGACATCCACGAGCTGGCGCAGCTGCGGGCGTCGATCTCGGTGCGGGCGTCCAAGGGCGTGCACCTGGTGGTCCCGCGCGACCGCATCGATCTGCGGACCGGGCTGATCTCCCGGACCGAGAAGAGCGTGCTGTTCATCATCCCGTGGGGCCGGCACTGGCTGGTCGGCACCACCGACACCGACTGGGATCTGGACCGCGAGCACCCGGCGGCCAGCCGTGCCGACATCGAGTACCTGCTCGAGCACGCCAACGCGGTGCTCAGCAAGCCGCTGACCGAGGAGGACATCGAGGGGGTGTACGTGGGCCTGCGTCCGCTGCTGTCCGGCACCGCGGACAACACCACGAAGCTGTCCCGGGAGCACATCGTCGCCTCGCCGGCGCCCGGCCTGACGGTGGTGGCCGGCGGCAAGTACACCACCTACCGGGTGATGGCCAAGGACGTCGTCGACGCGGCGGTCGAGGACCTGGACACCACCGACGGCGCGAAGATCCCGGACTCGGTCACCGACAAGGTCCCGGTCCTGGGCGCGGAGGGCTTCGCGGCCCGGTGGAACGAGCGCGGCCGGATCGCGCGCCGGACCGGTCTGCACCAGGTGCGCGTGGAGCACCTGCTGCGCAGGTACGGGTCCTGCGTCGACGAGCTGCTGGAGCTGATCGCCGCCGACGCCTCGCTGGCCGAGACGATCGCCGGGGCCGACGACTACCTGCGGGTGGAGGCGGTCTACGCGGCCTCGCACGAGGGCGCGCTGCACCTGGAGGATGTGCTGACGCGGCGCACCCGCATCTCGATCGAGTCCTGGGACCGCGGCGTCTCGGCCGCACCGGAGGTGGCGGCGCTGATGGCGCCGGTGCTGGGGTGGAGCGAGGCGACGGTGCGCGAGGAGGTGGAGCGCTATCTGGCCCGGGTCGAGGCCGAGCGGGCTTCGCAGGCCCGGGGCGATGACACGGAGGCCGATGCGGTGCGGCGGGCCGCGCCGGACCTGTTCGACGTCGCGCACGGCGCTCACGGGGGAGTCGCCGGCGGCGGGGCCGGAGCCGGTGCCGGAGATGTGGCGGCGGTGGACGCGCAGGCGTGCGCGGCCGCGCCGGAGAATCGGCGCTGA